The Cydia strobilella chromosome 16, ilCydStro3.1, whole genome shotgun sequence genomic sequence CTATAAGTAATAGTTTGTGGTTGAATGATGCATTAACAACTAAATTTTTGGATCACGTGGTTTTCATAAATTATCTAAGTATGTCCAACAATACAGTTAATGCCGTATGTTATGTAGTTGATCCAAATTTTTGCTTCAAAGTCAACTATGGGCATGCTTTGggtgatgataaaaaaatctacacttTACTCCATAGAGTGCAAGCAAATCCACCCGAGCCACCCAAAATCGATTGGGCGGAATACCAGAAACTCTGCCCGCTGCCGGGCCTCGTGGAACAGATGAAGTCTTCCTACGAGGCTTACAAAGTGCCCGTCCCGGCGGACAGCCTGACGGGTGCCATTGACAAGCAGTGGGAGGGCTTACAGCCAGAGATAAAGGCGTACGTCGCTGAACGCCAGAAGGAAATCGACTTGTAAGAAACTAGTTACATATTTGCCCTAGAAATTGATTACCTTGCCTGAAATGATACATTAGCCGCTTATGAGTAGAAGTTTCTcagaaaacagtttttttgttctATGATGTTtccaaacatttttatttaaaggtttAGGTACTTATTCCTTAGTCTTGCGCTTGCGACTTTATTAATAGCTCTTGGATATTTATTACACATAGTTTACATAAGAGAAGATATCAGTATCTTTTAGCCAAAGCAGTGGAGGCGAGTCAAAGAAACTTGTATGACAAAGCGTAGTtgatttttattgcttttttgcgTTACCTAGGAAAATATATTCTCAATTCCCTAAAATTAGGTGGCTTGGGAATCGAGGTATATGGACGTCTCGCCACTGTTAATTAGCATAAAGTTTATTAAACTTACTAGATCAGATCAGGTACCTATTTCATTTCACAAAGTGACAAAATGACAGGCGACAGTTTACAAAGATAATTCGgtaaacattataatatatacttGTCCACTATCTTTCTGTCTTGTCAGGTGTCATGGTTAGGAAATAGGCACAGATGTAAACACGGCTTCTGTGCGCAACAAAATGTTCTAGTAACAAATATTCAACTTGCTACAAATACCCGTTTAATGGTGGATTAATTAGTAGGCCCCGCCAACACTGGCCGGACCTAGTCTGAGATCGCTTGACGAGTCGAGACGAGACtgcataattaattacattCTTGTAAAAGTAGAAATAGCAGGAACTAAACGCGATTTAATGAAGTCTAAACTTCCTAAACTTTAAACGATCCATTGTTGTAATTTTGGTGACCTCCTAGAAATAACTCGTCAGTTCAAAAACTATGGtctaaaaattaataacagcGTATTTCAACAGGGCCACAAAGGGTATAAACTACATTAACTCTCTACCAAAGTTCGACGTGATGACCATGGAGATGGTCTACGACATGTACCCCGGCATCGCGCTGGACCCGGTTAACCGGCCGACCTTCTGGCCGCATACGCCGGACGAACAGCCGGGATATAGGACTCCGGAGCAGCGGGACTTCAGACATTGGGATGTATTTACTCCAAAAAAGTAGGATTGGCTCTCATTCGGTGTGTATTGTGTTTTCATGTTTAATTGAAACGAGTGGAGAATATAGAGATATGCTTGCAGACGAGAGAGCAAAAAGCAAATTTTAAATGAGTTTAGAAAATTAGATCACTCCCCTCGtatcatgtttttaaaatgtttagtgTTGTtgtcttaaatttttttttaataaactcacGTCActaaattgaatttaaacttgtctttattataaaataattcatgttttcTGCATCTGCCGTACTTCCCTTACCCGTCCTCCACTTTTTGCGATTTTGCTCTGAGAAGATTTTCAGTAAACCAAAGAATTAGGTGCGTAACAAGTTTCAGGTTTTACGACAGTAGTGTGCTTGcggagaaaaaaaaataacaatgaaaatTGCCGACCAGTAGCGCAGTAGTCCAAACAAACGTTTGATTTATTGTCTATGGCTGTGGCACACAGAAAAGGGCTGAATAAGTCTATATTTAGTTCACGTTCAGGGTCGCGGGGACGGCGAGCTGTGCTAAATTATGATTGATGCTGGGATTGAATTGCAGTGAGATTAATTTCTAAGATTTGTTATAATGTCAAAAAGCCATTCCTAACTAATTGCAGACTTGAACAGTATGTAATGCAAGTTAAATTAGGAGCAACGTCAATTGTACTTTGTTGAAACCTTTGATTTTGACTTCTCTTTAGCTTTGAGTTTGCTATCTTTCACCAAAGACAGGCAAAGACGATTTATAAAGACATTAAAATAGATGCTTATTTCAAAGTGGTTATTAATGTAAATGCACGTAACGTAATTTTTTCGTttttgcataattatttttattccctGATCAGGGATTATAGTGTAATTCTGTACAAACTGGCAATGAGAGCTTAGCAGTCCAGAATAGATGCAAACTGGATGAATACAAACTTAATGTGGATATTTCACGAGCAATGATCCCTGTGAGTGGACGATGCGTACTTGCAGTGCCAGACGCGGTTCCGAGAAAACTGTTTCTTAACTCGACTCAACACAGTACAAGTGTCTTGTCTTGTACCTACCATGTAAGTAGTAAATGTATTTCAATTCCAGTTTACACCACAGATGGGATTAGTCATTGAGGGTTATAGAAAGTCTTTATTAAACAGATAGGTAATCGTAAATACCTAAAGACATTACAGATATAAGCATGTCTATTAATGCTTGCTTGACAGAATATTTGaagtatggacggtatagaatgTACTGACGGTATATAATGTGTAGCTTCTAAAGTATCATGAAAAGCTTTGACAACAGTAAGCTTCCATGAGGTTTTTTTGAAAGGGGATATCTACACAAGTACAACGTAGGCCTATTAAGCACATTGTCCTTATACCAGATTTCTAGAAAATAGacaaagatatttttttctttcgaaTTTCATCATCTGTAAGTAATTTTCCATCCGGTTTAAaggatatttttaaaaatatctcATCCTTTTCTTCAGAAGCTAGCGTCGACGCGGTTCAGATCCGTCGGCAACGCACGGACATCCGAGGCGACCGGAAGTGATTAGGGTTAGGGCCCAAGTCTAGGAATATGCATCTTTAGAACTTATTGTGAAGATTTCATAAGTTGACAAGCAATTAGATTGCATGCAACGGCAACGCTTTCATATACACTGATAGTATTTTTAAGTTGCATAGTTTTGTAGTTTGAGGAATATCAAAACCTGAAATCACCATTACTGTGTGTCGTTCTACTGATAATTATTATGGTTGCAAATGTTTTGGTGGCCTGGCCTGACTTTCATGGTGGAGCTTTGGTAGCTTGCCAAAGCGGAGACTGCTTGCAGCAACTTTGACTAAATCATTATCCCAACATTCGTTCTCAACGGACTTTACTTAACCCTATCAATTTTTGGGAACGTGATAATTACAATTACCATGTAGGCACGCGATTTGTTTACCAACAAGCCAATACTTTTTAACCATGTGCCTatgcaaatgtatttaaatcttTCCGGCGAGAGCGCGTTTTCACTTTTCCTATCGCGTTTTGTTGACACGATACATTGGTGCACATTCACACAAGTGCGTAGGCGTTTGTGACTCTGGTAGGGTGAGGGACCACCTGTTGCAGGCTGGCTATATTTAGCCCTCCCCTCCCTACCCTCGCCCATTCATAAACATAACTCGGTGACTAATGTGTGAAGCTGTTGAAATGCTAAGTTTAAAGCGAGTTAAACGCGACCACTGAGACTGGATTGCGGTCTATTCAGCATTGCTTTCATcctttaatatacctacctacagaaCAACGATCATGAACCCTATAGCTGCCATCAGTTGAGTTGCcaatttttcaatttcaaataTTGTCATCACTATTGTAATCATACCTATGGTGTCTGCTGAAGAAACAAGGTCTTCGAAAGTTAACTGGCTCTTTGAAAAGTTTGAAATACCATTTTTTACCGTCTTTATTTGTGTTGTGTTCTATGTTCAAGAAAGTACTTAGAAATTGCTAGTTGCTTGTAACCCTACCGAAACTTGTAATTTTTCACGCTTTACTACATACAATTCCAACATCCACTCCATTCATTGGGAAATGTATATGTTTTCCATGTGATTGGCATTTATTTTCTATCCTTTACTGAACTTACACTTAGAACAAGCTTCACATTAACTGCAACGTTTTACGAGCAAATGCATCTAGTTTATTATCTGCATGCGAACTTTCTTATTGTAAATATTCACTGTGAACTAAACTTGAGCCTTTACACTAAAACAACATGTTTTACATTACCATAGCTTTTTCTCATTGCTGCATCGAAGTTGCTAGTTGCTTGATAGATTTGTTGTTGATATTGATTTACGTAGTTAGTTTGAAGGAGTTAGAGAGTAAAGAAacctacctacatacttacttatagaTTCTTTGGATGCACGCGTTCACGTTTGGCAGTCGCGCGTCGTAACCATTACCTTGGcctaaaccgtgatagctatgcTACCAAACAGAACCCACAagtcatatttttatacaagTGTTATAGTAAGATACGACATTTTGGCATTTGACGACAGTGTGACACCCACTAACTATGCATTAATATACGCCACACGACCCAAGGCGTTGGATATCTGATATTATTCTAATATTGCCGTTTGTTAACCTCACAcacataagtattattaattttgtgctatcattttcatttaaatatagtGGGCAGGTAGCGCTTAAACAAATAACGCCTCATTTAACCGAATTTTACCTAAAATAATTTCATCTCTTGAGACAATAGaccttttattgtaaattggttaaATTGACAAGTAGGTTATTTTTCCTTATATGGGTTAGACTAATACAATAGAAAAATTAGGAGACCTCCTATCGAAACGGGCATGGCATGACGCTAGTAGAGAAAATACGAGTAAGctacaaaaaccggacaagtgcgagtcggactcgcgcaccgagggttccgtactttttagtatttgttgttatagcggcaacagaaatacatcatctgtgaaaatttcaactgtctagctatcacggttcatgagatacagcctggtgaagtggtgacagacagacggacaaaggagtcttagtaatagagccccgtttttaccctttggatacggaactctaaaaaaacgGGAAAGACGAGATCGGATTGaaattacataggtatttattttggtaaaccCAATGTATGAATTTCATAGTGAGTCCTGTTATTTTCGAATTAAATTCAAATGTAAAACCTGATAACTCAGGGTGTTATATATATGTCAGTGTATATAGACTGGTTATATAGTTAATTGCATAGATACGAGTTGGATACAgtgatatattaatatttatcagAGTCGACGACCCCGCGCTTGGGTCGGCGCGATGCATATGTTTAGGTGGCTGTATATTATTTGATAATGAAGTTAGGTATATGGGATCTGAAAATTACCTATGGTTTTCTTTATTGCAACTAACACAACTACACGGTGTTTGGGAAAGTTATTAACAGCCACCTATAAGGTAAAGCCGGGTATTAATGTTTGCTAGTTTATTTATTCTGGCAAATTGAAAAAAGTTAAGACTTAATAATTGGAGCCCAACTACATATAGGACGCTGATGGTCGTCACTCGTCAGGAGGATACAGTCGAAAATACAccacttttaaaaatatgtttatatactagacttatattgaccgggatatagaacgTGATtacccgatatttcgacgcagttacaatcaatataagtctagtgaaactaaccgtgaatcattcaaaactcatgtTTATATACCTTTAAATTTATCACATCTTTTCATACAGCACGCGCATTTAGTACAATTACCTGCTAAGCGCTAGTGTGAACGGCTAACATGAGTAACAGGGATTAGGCAAGTTTGGTGTTGATCGCCACtaattaattcataattaaaaattctGGTGCGCCTGCGCTCATGACGGCTCCTACCAATTACCCTGCCCACGCGCGTCAAACAATAATCAACTCTATTTTTACCGACATTGGGtggaaaattataatatttatgttcaGCTGAATGAAGGGCAAGCGacagttgttttattttgtactatATTTAGTACTTGGACTGAATTGTTACTGTGCCAGCTTGGTCGGGCGATGTTTCGATTAACGTGCTGGCTGCGAGCGACGATGCAACTTTCTTTTGTTATTATATtccaaacaataacaataacgaGTTATAATATTAAAAGGACAAGGCTTTTCAGAACAAACAATTGGCAAGAGAGTGAAGGATGTAGATTCGTAAGCAGGCGAAGCTATCGTGCCAAAAATATAGTTAAGATAGGTACCGTAAGAGTAAAGAGTGTCGAGATGAAAATGTCATTGTTGATACAGTAGACGTTGAGAACAGCCCTTTGGTATCCAATAATCCATACTCTAGAACCTAGAGTATGGATACCAAGAGTATGGATACCTAGAGTCTGGGTACCACAAGCAGAACAGGACATAATTATTCAGTAAATTTTGTTTAATCGGACTTTAACAAGATGCTTGTAATTGGCTATAAGGTCGAAGaagattatattttaataaaaataattatat encodes the following:
- the LOC134748403 gene encoding ATP synthase subunit d, mitochondrial-like; amino-acid sequence: MAKRFTKPSINWIELEKLVPPEQKGNYLAFKAKTDAYFRRVQANPPEPPKIDWAEYQKLCPLPGLVEQMKSSYEAYKVPVPADSLTGAIDKQWEGLQPEIKAYVAERQKEIDLATKGINYINSLPKFDVMTMEMVYDMYPGIALDPVNRPTFWPHTPDEQPGYRTPEQRDFRHWDVFTPKK